One Thiocapsa bogorovii DNA segment encodes these proteins:
- a CDS encoding glycogen synthase — MPPAEPGPFAEPEAETPSVPPPVPVPEPEPKPEPEPAHEQPPEHEPIHEPAPPPPAPNRPSLFIVHITPELASVAKVGGLADVVFGLSRELAIRGNHVEIILPMYATLRHDQIFEMREVYKDLWVPWYDGAIHCTVFFGFVHGRKCFFIEPHSQDNFFNRGSIYGFKDDVLRYAFFSRAAMEFLWKAGKHPDVIHVHDWQTALVPVFLYEFYQPLGMTHPRVCLTIHNFAHQGVTGVEILHATGLNRPERFFNQDRMADNTHPKALNLLKAGIVYSNFITTVSPRYAFETKDQGQGFGLEPTLHTHQMKYGGVVNGIDYDIWNPEVDHQIPVRYSVESIDGKYDNKRALRHRLMLADNEKPIVAFIGRLDPQKGLDLVRHAIFYTLERGAQFVLLGSSPDDRINGDFWGLKRMLNDSPDCHLEIGFDEDLSHLIYAGADMMLVPSRFEPCGLTQLIALRYGTVPVVREVGGLADTVFDKDYSHRPLHERNGYVFRDFDNPGLESALGRAIACYRNHPEHFRELMKNGMRTDYSWNMPGQDYLNIYDYIREG, encoded by the coding sequence ATGCCCCCTGCGGAGCCGGGGCCATTCGCGGAGCCGGAGGCCGAAACGCCATCGGTACCACCGCCGGTGCCGGTGCCCGAACCCGAGCCCAAGCCGGAGCCGGAGCCGGCCCACGAGCAACCTCCCGAGCACGAGCCGATCCACGAGCCTGCTCCGCCGCCACCTGCGCCCAATCGCCCGAGCCTCTTTATCGTCCACATCACGCCCGAGCTGGCCTCGGTCGCCAAGGTCGGCGGGCTGGCCGACGTGGTCTTCGGTCTAAGCCGCGAGCTGGCGATCCGCGGCAATCATGTCGAGATCATCCTGCCGATGTACGCGACCCTGCGGCACGATCAGATCTTCGAGATGCGCGAGGTCTACAAGGATCTTTGGGTCCCCTGGTACGACGGCGCCATCCACTGCACGGTCTTCTTCGGATTCGTTCACGGGCGAAAGTGCTTCTTCATCGAGCCGCACTCGCAGGACAACTTCTTCAACCGCGGCAGCATCTACGGCTTCAAGGACGACGTGCTGCGCTACGCCTTCTTCTCGCGCGCCGCGATGGAGTTCCTCTGGAAGGCGGGCAAGCATCCGGACGTCATCCACGTACACGACTGGCAGACCGCCTTGGTCCCGGTGTTCCTGTACGAGTTCTATCAACCGCTCGGGATGACCCATCCGCGGGTCTGCCTGACGATCCACAACTTTGCCCATCAAGGGGTGACGGGCGTGGAGATCCTGCACGCGACCGGACTGAACCGCCCGGAACGCTTTTTCAATCAGGATCGCATGGCCGACAACACGCATCCCAAGGCACTGAATCTGCTCAAGGCCGGCATCGTCTATTCCAATTTCATCACCACGGTCTCGCCGCGCTACGCCTTCGAGACGAAGGATCAGGGCCAGGGATTCGGCCTGGAGCCGACGCTGCATACCCATCAGATGAAATACGGCGGTGTGGTCAACGGGATCGACTACGACATCTGGAACCCCGAGGTCGACCACCAAATCCCGGTGCGCTACAGCGTCGAGAGCATCGACGGCAAGTACGACAACAAGCGCGCCTTGCGTCATCGCCTGATGCTCGCCGACAACGAGAAGCCGATCGTCGCCTTCATCGGCCGACTCGACCCCCAAAAGGGTCTGGACCTGGTGCGTCACGCCATCTTCTACACGCTCGAGCGCGGCGCCCAGTTCGTGCTGCTCGGATCCAGTCCGGATGACCGAATCAACGGCGATTTCTGGGGCCTCAAACGGATGCTCAACGACAGCCCCGACTGTCATCTGGAGATCGGCTTCGACGAGGATCTTTCGCACCTCATCTATGCCGGAGCGGACATGATGCTGGTGCCGAGTCGCTTCGAGCCCTGCGGGCTGACCCAGTTGATCGCGTTGCGCTACGGCACGGTGCCGGTGGTCAGGGAGGTCGGCGGGCTCGCCGACACGGTGTTCGACAAGGATTATTCGCACCGCCCGCTGCACGAGCGCAATGGCTATGTCTTCCGCGATTTCGACAACCCCGGCCTGGAATCAGCGCTGGGACGCGCCATCGCCTGTTATCGCAACCACCCAGAGCACTTCAGAGAACTGATGAAGAACGGGATGCGCACCGACTATTCCTGGAACATGCCCGGCCAGGACTATCTCAATATCTACGACTATATCCGCGAAGGCTGA
- a CDS encoding discoidin domain-containing protein, translating into MTIEIPEDFVDPSRWQAYASGRAQLRLQCDTGHDASALRLDFDFHGGGGFVVARRPARLTLPPAYCLRLAVRGEMPSNRFELKLVDPGGTNVWRYQQETLEPDGDWHDIEIPSRLIDFAWGPAGGGVAREIGAIEIAIVAGSGGRGHLCIADLRMEDRTPPWPPGLKASAALPGHPPTAVLDTGSATDWRAGRGCGEAWLTLDFRRECEYGGLILNWTEPADGSPGDGAPDSACERAFRVLASKDEEDWRLLYTAERAGGACSFVGLLNGSSRYLRLALDPGPDGVYPALGSIELQPDAFSRSPNELFHHVAERAPRGRYPRWLYREQTYWTAVDVPDGGIPALLNEDGSVEVGPAAGRGAGWTLEPFLFIDDRLLGWAELAPVPALEQGELPIPSVTGAGPGLVLATTAYASGALGQRVLYARYRLENRRDTPLEATLFVAVRPFQVSPPWQGYADIGGVSPIHRLAYRDGRVRVNEDEVVIPLSAPSGFGAATFDQGAITDRLAVGRLPTDQAADDPLGFASGALRFDRVLSHGGVEEVVIAIPFARDGAGSDAEALRLGHGLDADAGFAEAVREWSHRLGAVAFDLPPSARILAATAKTALAHILINRDGPAFQPGPRRYTRSWIRDGAVMSAAVLRMGCRTESADFIRWYAGIQTEAGEVPCCVDHTGPDWLPEHDSLGEFIFAVAEPVRFTGDRQLAADLWPAVCRAVAYLEQLRAGRLTDAERTPERRACFGLLPESVSHEGYLAQPVHAYWDDLWAVRGLKDAAWLAEVLGEDAEHARLTALCEDFRGTLYASIERTMSEHGIDFIPGSVEWADPDPTAIAVALTLIDEGHHLPEAALQRTFEELLKRFRAMHDQCVDWTNYSPYEVRVVGALVRLGRRREAHEVLRVLLADLRPPAWHQWPEIIWRDPRAPGHQGDLPHAWISAEYVLVFRDLFAYEREADRSLVVCAGIPREWLDEGPVSVTGLPTWYGRLDLHLGRGAGDAFELSLSGLDRIPPGGIRFAPPLDLASRSVRVNGGEAADEVTATELVIRALPARVVVT; encoded by the coding sequence ATGACGATCGAGATACCGGAAGACTTCGTCGACCCCTCGCGCTGGCAGGCATACGCCTCGGGACGGGCGCAGCTCCGGCTGCAGTGCGATACCGGTCACGACGCATCGGCGCTGCGGCTCGACTTCGACTTCCACGGCGGTGGCGGCTTCGTCGTCGCCCGGCGTCCGGCAAGGCTCACGCTGCCGCCGGCCTACTGTCTGCGGCTCGCCGTCCGCGGTGAGATGCCGTCCAATCGATTCGAGCTGAAGCTGGTCGATCCGGGCGGGACCAACGTCTGGCGCTACCAGCAGGAGACGCTCGAGCCCGACGGCGATTGGCACGATATCGAGATCCCAAGTCGTCTCATCGACTTCGCTTGGGGACCGGCCGGCGGCGGTGTTGCGCGCGAGATCGGTGCGATCGAGATCGCGATCGTCGCAGGGTCCGGTGGTCGAGGCCATCTGTGTATCGCCGATCTTCGCATGGAAGACCGCACACCCCCTTGGCCGCCCGGACTCAAGGCATCGGCCGCCCTGCCGGGACATCCGCCGACGGCTGTCCTCGACACCGGGTCCGCGACCGATTGGCGAGCCGGCCGCGGTTGCGGCGAGGCATGGCTCACCCTGGATTTTCGGCGCGAATGCGAGTACGGCGGATTGATCCTGAACTGGACCGAACCCGCGGACGGCTCGCCGGGCGATGGGGCACCCGACTCGGCGTGCGAGCGCGCCTTCCGCGTGCTGGCCTCGAAGGACGAGGAGGATTGGCGCCTGCTCTACACCGCTGAACGTGCCGGCGGCGCCTGCAGCTTCGTCGGTCTACTGAACGGATCCTCGCGCTATCTGCGGCTTGCGCTCGATCCGGGGCCCGACGGCGTCTATCCGGCGCTCGGATCGATCGAGCTTCAGCCCGATGCCTTTTCGCGCTCCCCGAACGAGCTCTTCCATCATGTGGCCGAGCGTGCACCGCGCGGGCGCTATCCGCGTTGGCTCTATCGCGAGCAGACCTACTGGACGGCGGTTGATGTCCCGGACGGGGGGATTCCGGCCCTGCTCAACGAGGACGGGTCGGTCGAGGTCGGTCCCGCCGCGGGCCGGGGCGCCGGCTGGACGCTCGAGCCCTTCCTGTTCATCGACGACCGTCTGCTCGGTTGGGCCGAGCTGGCGCCGGTCCCTGCCCTGGAGCAGGGCGAGCTGCCGATCCCCTCGGTGACCGGGGCGGGGCCCGGTCTGGTCCTCGCGACCACCGCCTATGCGTCCGGTGCTCTCGGGCAGCGGGTGCTTTATGCCCGATATCGTCTGGAGAATCGGCGCGATACCCCGCTCGAGGCCACCCTCTTCGTCGCGGTGCGCCCCTTCCAGGTCTCCCCGCCGTGGCAGGGCTATGCCGACATCGGCGGCGTGAGTCCGATCCATCGGCTGGCCTATCGCGACGGGCGGGTTCGTGTGAACGAGGACGAGGTTGTGATCCCGCTGAGCGCGCCGAGCGGATTCGGCGCGGCGACCTTCGATCAGGGTGCGATCACCGATCGGCTCGCCGTCGGCCGGCTGCCGACGGACCAAGCGGCGGACGACCCGCTCGGCTTCGCCTCGGGTGCGCTGCGGTTCGATCGGGTGCTCTCGCACGGCGGGGTCGAGGAGGTCGTGATTGCGATTCCTTTCGCTCGGGACGGCGCGGGGTCGGACGCGGAGGCGCTGCGTCTCGGGCACGGACTCGATGCGGACGCCGGATTCGCCGAGGCGGTGCGCGAGTGGTCTCACCGACTCGGCGCCGTTGCCTTTGACCTTCCGCCCTCGGCCCGCATCCTCGCCGCGACCGCCAAGACGGCGCTCGCCCACATCCTGATCAACCGCGACGGACCGGCCTTTCAACCCGGCCCGCGTCGCTACACCCGCTCCTGGATCCGCGACGGCGCAGTCATGTCCGCCGCGGTGCTGCGCATGGGCTGCCGGACCGAGTCGGCCGACTTTATTCGCTGGTACGCAGGGATTCAGACCGAGGCCGGCGAGGTCCCCTGCTGCGTCGATCACACCGGCCCGGATTGGCTGCCCGAGCACGACAGTCTCGGCGAATTCATCTTCGCCGTCGCCGAGCCGGTCCGTTTCACCGGTGATCGGCAGCTGGCGGCGGATCTCTGGCCTGCCGTGTGTCGTGCGGTGGCCTATCTGGAGCAGCTGCGCGCCGGTCGGTTGACCGATGCGGAGCGCACGCCCGAGCGCCGCGCCTGTTTCGGTCTTCTGCCCGAGTCGGTGAGCCACGAGGGGTATCTCGCCCAGCCGGTGCATGCCTACTGGGACGATCTCTGGGCGGTGCGCGGGCTCAAGGATGCCGCCTGGCTCGCCGAGGTCCTCGGCGAGGATGCCGAGCATGCGCGTCTAACCGCGCTCTGCGAGGACTTTCGCGGCACCCTCTACGCCTCGATCGAGCGCACCATGTCCGAGCACGGGATCGACTTCATCCCCGGCTCGGTGGAATGGGCCGACCCCGACCCGACTGCGATTGCCGTGGCCTTGACCCTGATCGACGAGGGCCATCACCTGCCCGAGGCGGCCTTGCAGCGCACCTTCGAGGAGCTTCTGAAGCGCTTTCGCGCCATGCACGATCAATGCGTGGACTGGACCAACTACAGCCCCTACGAGGTCCGCGTGGTCGGAGCCCTCGTCCGACTCGGCCGCCGACGCGAGGCCCATGAGGTCCTGCGCGTCCTCCTCGCCGATCTGCGCCCGCCGGCCTGGCATCAGTGGCCCGAGATCATCTGGCGTGATCCGCGCGCGCCCGGCCATCAGGGTGACCTGCCGCATGCCTGGATCAGTGCCGAGTATGTCCTGGTCTTCCGCGATCTCTTCGCCTACGAGCGCGAGGCGGACCGCTCGCTCGTGGTCTGTGCGGGGATTCCGCGTGAGTGGCTGGATGAGGGCCCGGTGAGCGTGACCGGGTTGCCGACCTGGTACGGCCGACTGGACCTGCATCTCGGGCGCGGGGCGGGGGATGCCTTCGAGCTGAGTCTCTCCGGACTCGACCGGATCCCGCCGGGCGGGATCCGCTTCGCACCGCCGCTCGATCTCGCGTCGCGGTCGGTCCGCGTGAACGGCGGCGAGGCGGCGGACGAGGTCACGGCGACCGAGCTAGTGATCCGGGCCTTGCCGGCGCGCGTCGTCGTGACCTGA
- a CDS encoding GH1 family beta-glucosidase, with the protein MPTKSPPSGFLWGTATSAYQIEGSPLADGAGPSIWHRFAHTPGRVLNDDTGDIACDHYRRWREDVDLMASLGVNAYRFSVAWARVLPEGTGRVNQPGLDFYGRLVDTLLEQGIEPMLTLYHWDLPEALDARGGWASNASPGWFADYAQILYRALRDRVRLWITLNEPWVITAGGYLYGDMAPGHSSPHETPIVAHNLLRAHAAGVASGRAEGIEHIGLAVNLEPQYPASPSTDDIAATARRDAFINRWFLDPVFFGRYPAEMETIFGTDWPDFTASDLEALRAPPDFIGVNYYSRSVVRADPTEQPVGARRVRQETRPHTAMDWEVYPQGLTDILLWIQGRYGNPPVYITENGAAFDDPPPIAGRLHDRERVAYLRSHLRAASRAVRRRVDLRGYFAWSLLDNFEWSYGYAKRFGLVRVDPVDRQRLIKDSGRFYRDAIRRYGAGPRHGDLPART; encoded by the coding sequence ATGCCGACCAAGTCGCCGCCAAGCGGCTTCCTGTGGGGTACCGCGACCTCGGCCTATCAGATCGAGGGCTCGCCGCTCGCCGACGGGGCGGGGCCGAGCATCTGGCATCGCTTCGCCCACACGCCCGGTCGCGTCTTGAACGACGACACCGGGGATATCGCCTGCGATCACTACCGGCGCTGGCGCGAGGATGTCGACTTGATGGCGTCGCTCGGTGTCAACGCCTATCGCTTCAGCGTGGCCTGGGCGCGTGTCCTCCCCGAGGGTACCGGGCGGGTGAATCAGCCGGGCCTGGATTTCTATGGACGCCTGGTCGATACGTTGCTGGAGCAGGGGATCGAGCCCATGCTTACGCTCTACCACTGGGATCTTCCTGAGGCGCTCGATGCGCGCGGCGGCTGGGCGAGCAACGCAAGTCCGGGATGGTTTGCGGACTATGCGCAGATCCTCTACCGCGCCCTCCGCGATCGGGTCCGACTCTGGATCACCCTGAACGAACCCTGGGTCATCACGGCAGGCGGCTATCTCTACGGCGACATGGCGCCCGGGCACAGCAGCCCGCACGAAACCCCGATCGTCGCACACAACCTGCTGCGCGCCCATGCGGCGGGTGTGGCGAGCGGTCGTGCCGAGGGCATCGAGCACATCGGGCTGGCCGTCAACCTGGAACCGCAGTATCCGGCGAGCCCATCAACGGACGACATCGCCGCGACGGCGCGGCGCGACGCCTTCATCAATCGCTGGTTTCTTGACCCGGTCTTCTTCGGACGCTACCCCGCAGAGATGGAGACCATCTTCGGAACGGACTGGCCCGATTTCACCGCAAGCGACCTGGAGGCCCTGCGTGCCCCGCCGGACTTCATCGGCGTGAACTATTACTCGCGCTCGGTCGTGCGCGCCGATCCGACCGAGCAGCCCGTCGGGGCCCGCCGTGTGCGCCAAGAGACGCGCCCGCATACGGCGATGGATTGGGAGGTCTACCCGCAGGGGCTGACCGACATCCTCCTCTGGATCCAGGGACGCTACGGCAACCCGCCCGTCTACATCACGGAGAACGGCGCGGCCTTCGACGATCCGCCGCCGATCGCGGGGCGTCTCCACGACCGTGAGCGCGTCGCCTATCTGCGCAGCCATCTGCGCGCGGCCTCTCGTGCGGTGCGCCGACGGGTCGATCTGCGCGGCTATTTCGCTTGGTCGCTGCTGGACAATTTCGAGTGGAGCTACGGCTATGCGAAGCGCTTCGGCCTGGTCCGCGTCGACCCCGTCGATCGGCAACGGTTGATCAAGGACAGCGGTCGCTTTTATCGCGACGCGATTCGCCGTTACGGCGCCGGCCCGCGGCACGGCGACCTGCCCGCGAGGACGTGA
- a CDS encoding ABC transporter ATP-binding protein/permease, whose protein sequence is MIALRTTISRTTWKRFLEMLAMLARSEVGGKAKLLFALLILLLFGINGLNVLNSYVGRDFMTAIENKDMGRFVHFALLYIGVFALSTLVAVYFRYSEERLGLVWRNWLTARAVERYLDNRTYFRLQDTGDLANPDQRISEDIRSLTATTLSFVLMLLNASFTVIAFSGVMWSISPLLFVVAVSYAALGSFMTVLLGKPLIRLNYDQLDKEANFRSRLIHVRENADSIALLRREARLKYQLLERLADLTANFQRIILVNRNLGFFTTGYNYMIQIIPALVVAPLFIKGDAQFGVIAQSAIAFAHLLGAFSLIVTQFQSISAYTAVIARLAGLREAMGDDETPKPSNIEIRDDGDRVAFDALTLRSPRSGRDLIKALSVSVPHGKRLLIIAPNESAKTALFRATAGLWDAGEGRILRPNNRALMFLPERPYLPPGTLRQLVTPSDSNGSFTDERILATLRALKLEPALVRAGGLDVERNWNELLSLGEQQLLAFARVILAEPAFVMLDHPTRALSECQIDELLGMLRERGMTYITLGDEDDDPGAYDEVLLVDQDGSWSAQT, encoded by the coding sequence ATGATTGCACTGCGCACAACCATCAGCCGCACGACCTGGAAACGCTTTCTCGAAATGCTCGCCATGCTGGCGCGCTCGGAGGTCGGCGGCAAAGCGAAGCTGCTGTTTGCCTTGTTGATCCTGCTGCTCTTCGGCATCAACGGCCTGAATGTACTCAACAGCTACGTCGGCCGGGATTTCATGACGGCCATCGAGAACAAGGACATGGGCCGCTTTGTGCACTTCGCCCTCCTTTATATCGGCGTGTTCGCACTCTCGACCCTGGTCGCGGTCTATTTTCGCTACAGCGAGGAGCGATTGGGTCTGGTGTGGCGCAACTGGCTCACAGCGAGGGCGGTGGAGCGTTATCTCGACAATCGGACCTATTTTCGCCTCCAGGACACGGGGGATCTCGCCAACCCGGATCAGCGTATCAGCGAGGACATCCGTTCGCTGACCGCGACCACCTTGTCGTTCGTCTTGATGTTGCTCAACGCGAGCTTCACGGTGATCGCCTTCTCGGGCGTGATGTGGAGCATCAGCCCGCTTCTGTTCGTCGTCGCCGTCTCTTATGCGGCGCTGGGCTCGTTCATGACGGTTCTCCTGGGCAAACCACTGATCCGTTTGAATTACGATCAGCTCGACAAGGAGGCGAATTTTCGCTCGCGCCTGATCCACGTCCGCGAGAACGCCGACTCCATCGCCCTCCTGCGACGCGAGGCCAGGCTGAAATACCAGCTACTCGAGCGCCTCGCCGATCTGACCGCGAATTTCCAGCGCATCATCCTGGTGAACCGCAACCTCGGCTTCTTCACCACCGGCTACAATTACATGATTCAGATCATCCCGGCCTTGGTCGTCGCCCCGCTATTCATCAAGGGAGACGCCCAGTTCGGGGTCATTGCCCAGTCCGCGATCGCCTTCGCCCACCTGCTCGGCGCCTTTTCGCTGATCGTCACCCAGTTTCAGTCGATCTCGGCCTACACGGCCGTGATTGCACGTCTGGCGGGGCTACGAGAGGCCATGGGCGACGACGAAACCCCGAAGCCCTCGAACATCGAGATCCGCGACGACGGCGACCGCGTGGCGTTCGACGCACTGACGCTGCGCTCGCCGCGCAGCGGACGCGATCTGATCAAAGCGTTGTCCGTTTCGGTCCCGCACGGCAAACGGCTCTTGATCATCGCGCCGAACGAGTCGGCCAAGACCGCCCTGTTCCGCGCGACCGCCGGTCTTTGGGACGCCGGAGAAGGGCGCATCCTCCGCCCGAACAATCGAGCACTCATGTTCCTCCCCGAGCGGCCTTATCTTCCGCCCGGGACGTTGCGACAGTTGGTCACGCCGAGCGACTCGAACGGCTCCTTCACCGACGAGCGCATCCTCGCCACCTTGCGGGCGCTCAAGCTCGAGCCCGCACTTGTTCGGGCAGGCGGGCTCGACGTGGAACGCAACTGGAACGAGCTGCTCTCGCTCGGCGAGCAGCAGCTTCTTGCGTTCGCTCGGGTGATCCTCGCCGAGCCCGCCTTCGTCATGCTCGACCACCCGACCCGGGCGCTGAGCGAATGCCAGATCGACGAGCTGCTGGGGATGCTGCGCGAGCGCGGGATGACCTACATCACGCTCGGGGACGAGGACGACGATCCCGGCGCCTATGACGAGGTGTTGCTGGTCGACCAGGACGGCAGTTGGAGCGCGCAGACATAA